The Cohaesibacter intestini genome has a window encoding:
- a CDS encoding ATP-binding cassette domain-containing protein has product MPTSAQADRGTPLVEMRNMNLSFGGINAVDDVTVDLYPGEVVGVLGHNGAGKSCLMKMLSGAYKKNSGDIFVNGEMVEINNPRDAREYNIETIYQTLALADNLDAASNMFLGRELVNGVGLVDDAQMEAETRKIMGRLNPRFQRFSSPVSALSGGQRQSVAISRAVYFNAKILIMDEPTAALGVEETKMVADLIQELKMQGLGIFLIDHDIHAVKALCDRASVMKNGKLVGTVKVDEVTEDDILGMIILGKHPHTGETI; this is encoded by the coding sequence ATGCCAACTTCTGCACAAGCTGATCGCGGCACGCCGCTCGTTGAAATGCGCAATATGAACCTGTCTTTCGGCGGCATCAATGCGGTCGATGACGTGACGGTTGACCTTTATCCCGGCGAAGTGGTCGGGGTGTTGGGACATAATGGGGCGGGCAAGTCCTGTCTCATGAAGATGCTCTCGGGTGCCTACAAGAAAAATAGTGGCGACATTTTCGTCAATGGCGAGATGGTCGAGATCAACAATCCGCGCGACGCACGCGAATATAATATCGAGACGATCTATCAGACCTTGGCGCTGGCAGACAATCTCGATGCCGCCTCCAACATGTTCCTTGGCCGTGAGCTGGTGAATGGTGTGGGGCTCGTGGATGATGCGCAGATGGAAGCGGAAACCCGGAAGATCATGGGACGACTCAATCCCCGCTTCCAGCGATTCTCTTCCCCGGTGTCTGCCTTGTCCGGTGGTCAGCGTCAAAGTGTCGCGATTAGTCGCGCCGTTTACTTTAATGCCAAGATCCTGATCATGGATGAGCCGACCGCTGCCCTCGGTGTCGAAGAAACCAAGATGGTGGCCGATCTCATTCAGGAACTGAAGATGCAAGGATTGGGAATTTTCCTTATCGATCATGATATTCACGCGGTTAAGGCGCTGTGTGATCGGGCGTCGGTGATGAAGAATGGCAAGCTTGTCGGAACCGTCAAGGTCGATGAGGTGACCGAGGATGACATTCTGGGGATGATTATTCTTGGCAAACATCCGCATACGGGCGAAACCATATAG
- a CDS encoding sugar ABC transporter permease — protein sequence MGDSVTTNRGLPKQARKTLIDTMEIDTRLLGMIGAFVIICIVFDFWTGGRFLTPRNIFNLTIQTVSVAIMATGMVFVIVTRHIDLSVGALLATCSAVMAMIQTAVLPGWFGLELGSGMIAPIAIVVGLVVGALVGSFHGWLIGYLTIPAFIVTLGGLFVWRNVAWHLTDGQTIGPLDTAFVSLGGIEGTLGESGSWVLGVLVAVFVVYLLFGARRNKIAHDFPVKPVWAELIIGGIAVGAILGFVWMLNAYDVPIGRLKRLFEARGEVMPEGYSEGYGVPYSVLVLILVATVMTVIAQRTRLGRYIFATGGNPEAAALSGINTRLLTVKIFAMVGVLCAISAVVASARLNFHSNDIGTLDELRVIAAAVIGGTALAGGVGTIYGAILGALIMQSLQSGMAMVGVEAPYQNIVVGIVLVLAVYVDIVYRKRTGD from the coding sequence ATGGGCGATAGCGTGACTACCAATCGCGGCCTGCCAAAACAAGCGCGGAAAACCCTGATCGATACAATGGAAATTGACACCCGACTGCTCGGCATGATCGGTGCGTTTGTCATTATCTGTATCGTTTTTGATTTCTGGACTGGCGGTCGTTTTCTAACTCCTCGCAACATTTTCAATCTCACGATCCAGACAGTGTCCGTTGCCATCATGGCGACCGGCATGGTGTTTGTTATCGTCACAAGGCATATCGATCTGTCAGTGGGCGCGTTGCTCGCGACCTGTTCGGCGGTGATGGCCATGATCCAGACTGCCGTCCTGCCCGGTTGGTTCGGGTTGGAGCTCGGCTCTGGCATGATCGCGCCGATCGCCATTGTTGTCGGCCTTGTGGTTGGGGCTCTGGTTGGCTCCTTCCATGGTTGGCTGATTGGTTATCTGACCATCCCGGCCTTTATCGTGACGCTGGGTGGGCTGTTTGTATGGCGCAACGTCGCCTGGCACTTGACCGATGGCCAGACCATCGGGCCGCTCGACACAGCATTCGTGTCTCTTGGCGGTATTGAGGGCACGCTCGGGGAAAGTGGCAGCTGGGTACTTGGCGTGCTGGTTGCCGTGTTTGTTGTCTATCTGCTGTTCGGGGCGCGCCGCAACAAGATTGCCCACGATTTCCCGGTCAAGCCGGTCTGGGCAGAGTTGATCATCGGCGGTATTGCGGTCGGAGCGATCCTCGGATTTGTCTGGATGCTCAATGCTTATGATGTGCCGATTGGTCGTTTGAAGCGTCTGTTCGAAGCGCGCGGAGAAGTGATGCCTGAGGGCTATAGCGAAGGCTATGGTGTGCCATATTCGGTGCTGGTGCTGATCCTGGTGGCGACTGTGATGACGGTGATTGCGCAGCGAACCCGTCTGGGTCGCTATATCTTTGCCACAGGCGGCAACCCGGAAGCAGCAGCCCTGTCGGGCATCAATACCCGGCTGCTGACAGTCAAGATCTTCGCCATGGTTGGCGTGCTCTGCGCCATTTCTGCGGTGGTTGCCTCGGCGCGCCTCAACTTCCACTCCAACGATATCGGGACGCTTGACGAATTGCGGGTCATTGCCGCCGCGGTCATTGGCGGTACGGCTCTGGCTGGTGGTGTCGGAACCATTTATGGTGCCATTCTGGGTGCGTTGATCATGCAGTCGCTGCAATCGGGCATGGCCATGGTGGGCGTTGAAGCGCCTTATCAGAATATTGTCGTCGGTATCGTGCTGGTTCTGGCTGTCTATGTCGACATTGTCTATCGCAAGAGAACGGGAGACTGA